Proteins encoded in a region of the Halioglobus maricola genome:
- a CDS encoding IS6 family transposase, producing MKTYKRHRFPPDIISYAVWLYYRFNLSHRDIEDLLAERGIIVTRESIRLWCIKFGAIYARRLKRNHRGYGDTFYIDEVFVKISGKQHYLWRAVDQDGEVVDVYLQSKQDGAAAKRFFRRLLRNYGGEPRKIVTDKLRSYPVAHREVIPDTIHVTDQYANNRAEQSHESTRVSERGMRRFKSMAQAQRFVIIHAAVQNLFNLGRHLVRAEHYRYLRFSAFSEWSRAVA from the coding sequence ATGAAGACCTACAAGCGACACCGATTCCCGCCAGATATCATTTCCTATGCTGTCTGGCTCTACTACAGATTCAACCTGAGCCACCGGGATATCGAAGATCTACTCGCCGAGCGGGGCATCATCGTCACTCGAGAATCGATCCGTCTTTGGTGCATCAAATTTGGAGCAATCTATGCTCGTCGCCTGAAGAGAAATCATCGAGGCTACGGCGATACCTTCTACATTGATGAAGTCTTTGTGAAGATCAGCGGCAAGCAGCACTATTTGTGGCGTGCTGTGGATCAGGATGGAGAAGTTGTGGATGTGTACCTACAGTCGAAGCAGGACGGGGCAGCTGCTAAGAGGTTCTTCAGGCGGTTGCTACGTAATTACGGCGGGGAGCCCAGAAAGATCGTCACAGACAAGCTCCGTAGCTATCCAGTCGCCCATCGCGAGGTCATCCCTGACACGATCCATGTGACAGATCAGTATGCGAATAATCGGGCCGAACAGTCTCACGAATCGACCAGGGTCAGTGAGCGAGGGATGAGGCGGTTCAAGTCGATGGCCCAAGCTCAACGGTTTGTGATTATCCATGCCGCTGTTCAGAATCTGTTCAATCTGGGGCGCCACCTAGTCAGGGCTGAGCATTATCGGTATCTGAGGTTCAGTGCGTTCAGTGAATGGAGTCGGGCGGTGGCATGA